The Pseudobacteroides sp. genome has a window encoding:
- the neuB gene encoding N-acetylneuraminate synthase, protein MSVFIIAEAGVNHNGSLNTAIQLVDAAVDARCDSIKFQTFKAEKLVTRKASKAVYQVQNTLKPGTQLDMLKELELGEEEHRVLFDYCGQKGISFMSTPFDEESADFLDELGMEIFKIPSGEITNKFFLKHIARKNKPIILSTGMSTLDEVEEAVEWIYEEGNRSLALLHCTSCYPAQYKDVNLKAIATLRDRFNLRTGYSDHTLGIETAIGAAAIGAQIIEKHITLDKTMEGPDHKCSLEPFDFFRMVCSIRNIELALGDGIKKPVENELEIRNVARKYIVAQKHIIKGQRITEDMLSFKRSECGMEPKYIDLILGAFAAKDIEEGCTIKAGDFYV, encoded by the coding sequence ATGTCGGTTTTTATTATAGCTGAGGCTGGTGTAAACCATAATGGAAGCCTTAATACAGCCATACAACTTGTGGATGCGGCAGTTGATGCAAGGTGCGATTCCATAAAATTTCAAACATTTAAAGCTGAAAAGCTGGTTACAAGAAAGGCTTCAAAGGCCGTTTATCAGGTGCAAAATACCCTCAAGCCAGGTACCCAGCTTGATATGTTGAAGGAACTTGAATTGGGGGAAGAAGAGCACAGGGTTCTCTTTGATTACTGCGGACAAAAGGGTATAAGCTTTATGTCTACTCCGTTTGATGAAGAATCTGCAGACTTTCTTGATGAGTTGGGAATGGAGATATTTAAGATACCTTCCGGTGAGATTACCAACAAGTTTTTTTTAAAGCACATAGCAAGGAAGAATAAACCCATTATACTGTCAACTGGAATGTCAACTTTAGATGAAGTAGAGGAAGCAGTCGAATGGATTTATGAGGAGGGAAACAGGAGTTTGGCACTTTTGCACTGTACATCCTGTTATCCTGCACAATATAAAGATGTCAATTTGAAAGCGATAGCTACTCTCAGGGATCGTTTTAATTTAAGAACCGGCTATTCCGATCATACCCTCGGGATTGAAACAGCAATCGGTGCGGCGGCCATAGGAGCTCAAATAATAGAAAAGCATATAACACTAGATAAAACTATGGAAGGACCTGATCACAAGTGCTCATTGGAGCCTTTTGATTTTTTCCGGATGGTCTGTTCAATAAGAAATATAGAGCTGGCATTGGGGGACGGAATTAAAAAACCTGTGGAGAATGAGCTTGAGATAAGGAATGTTGCAAGGAAGTATATTGTAGCACAAAAGCATATAATTAAAGGGCAAAGGATTACCGAAGACATGCTTTCATTCAAAAGGTCGGAATGTGGAATGGAGCCTAAGTATATTGACTTGATCTTGGGAGCATTTGCAGCAAAAGACATAGAAGAAGGCTGTACTATAAAGGCGGGAGACTTTTACGTGTAG
- a CDS encoding acetyltransferase, whose product MGKTTCKRKPIVLVGAGGHSRVIIDIIKTYCSDLDIVGILDKDPLKRGCQIDNISVIGSDVKLIELMEAGVGNAFISIGLIDNFKSRMDIYHNLKNMGFMLPTLIHGKSVVSKGVQIGCGNAVMALSVINAGSRVGNNCIINTGSIIEHEATIGDNVHIAPGAVICGRVCIGSNSFIGAGSTVIQGVTIGDNAIIGAGSVVTRDVPSFSKAVGAPARLI is encoded by the coding sequence ATGGGGAAGACAACTTGCAAAAGGAAACCTATCGTGCTTGTGGGGGCGGGAGGACACTCCCGGGTTATTATTGATATAATAAAAACATACTGCAGTGACCTGGATATAGTTGGTATTTTGGACAAGGATCCTTTGAAAAGAGGATGTCAAATTGATAACATATCAGTCATAGGTTCAGATGTAAAGCTTATTGAGCTTATGGAAGCCGGGGTTGGCAATGCCTTTATCTCAATTGGGCTTATAGACAATTTCAAGTCAAGGATGGATATTTATCATAACTTAAAAAACATGGGTTTTATGCTTCCCACTCTTATACACGGAAAAAGTGTTGTTTCAAAGGGTGTTCAAATAGGGTGCGGAAATGCTGTTATGGCATTGTCTGTGATAAATGCGGGAAGTAGGGTTGGAAATAATTGTATAATAAATACCGGAAGTATCATTGAACATGAAGCGACAATAGGAGATAATGTGCATATCGCACCAGGTGCAGTCATTTGCGGCCGAGTATGCATCGGAAGCAACTCTTTCATCGGTGCAGGTTCTACCGTTATACAGGGTGTCACAATTGGTGATAATGCAATTATTGGTGCAGGAAGTGTTGTAACAAGGGACGTTCCGTCTTTTTCCAAGGCTGTAGGTGCTCCTGCAAGATTGATATAA
- a CDS encoding NAD-dependent 4,6-dehydratase LegB, with amino-acid sequence MDLRGKSVLVTGSEGFIGSHLVEKLIERGAEVKALVQYNSFNRWGWIDTLPDSIKQEIEIFLGDVREYDNIKKAVKGQEIVFHLAALIAIPYSYLSPAAYIRTNVEGTLNVMQACLDFGVSKVIHTSTSEVYGTAMYVPMDENHPLQAQSPYAASKIGADKIVESLNLSLGLPVTTIRPFNAYGPRQSARAVIPTIISQILSGMERIKLGSLFPLRDFTYVKDTAEGFVKAAESERSSGQTINLGNSSEVSIGQLAQKIMGIMNRDIVVETDEDRIRPQKSEVERLMCDNKKAAEVLGWRPQYDIDAGLKETIQWMESNFHHYKSDIYNL; translated from the coding sequence TTGGATTTAAGGGGTAAAAGCGTACTTGTTACGGGTAGTGAAGGGTTTATAGGGAGCCATCTTGTTGAGAAGCTGATTGAAAGGGGAGCAGAGGTAAAGGCACTGGTACAATACAATTCTTTTAATAGATGGGGATGGATAGACACTTTACCGGATAGCATTAAGCAGGAGATAGAGATTTTCCTTGGAGATGTGAGAGAATATGACAACATAAAAAAGGCTGTAAAAGGTCAGGAAATTGTTTTTCACCTCGCAGCACTTATTGCCATTCCCTATTCATATTTGTCGCCTGCGGCTTATATTAGAACCAATGTAGAGGGAACATTAAACGTTATGCAAGCCTGCTTGGATTTCGGAGTGTCGAAGGTAATTCACACCTCAACCAGTGAGGTTTATGGGACAGCAATGTATGTTCCGATGGATGAAAATCATCCTCTTCAAGCCCAGTCTCCTTATGCTGCCAGTAAAATCGGTGCTGACAAGATAGTTGAGAGCCTGAACTTGTCGTTAGGGCTGCCTGTTACCACAATAAGGCCTTTTAATGCTTATGGCCCCAGGCAGTCAGCGAGAGCTGTAATTCCTACTATAATATCCCAGATTCTTTCGGGTATGGAAAGAATCAAATTAGGGTCCTTATTTCCATTAAGGGACTTTACCTACGTGAAGGATACCGCCGAAGGTTTTGTGAAGGCAGCAGAATCTGAAAGAAGCAGCGGACAAACAATAAATCTGGGTAATAGCAGTGAGGTATCAATCGGCCAATTAGCTCAAAAAATTATGGGTATCATGAATCGTGATATAGTTGTAGAAACTGATGAAGACAGGATCAGACCTCAAAAGAGTGAGGTAGAGAGGCTTATGTGCGACAATAAAAAAGCTGCGGAAGTCTTAGGCTGGAGACCTCAATATGATATTGATGCAGGCCTTAAGGAAACCATTCAATGGATGGAGTCCAATTTTCACCATTATAAGTCTGATATATACAATTTATAA
- a CDS encoding nucleotidyltransferase family protein: protein MNKSPGFIKGKNNYVVLMAGGRGSRLRPLTNEIPKSMLKVGNKPILEIIMDLFKGYGFNNFIISINYLADMVEGYFGDGSDFGVNIQYFRESKGLGTVGCIRHLKRYLIDPFFVMNGDLLTKLDVESMLRHHINNKFDLTIGVKKYQYTLPYGVVNTEGGKITGIVEKPVESWPVNGGVYCLKPQVIDFIPENGPFDITCLIDSCIRMGANVGAYEINDYWVDIGQIEDYYRANLEYDYVCGKHNEYEGRLIDIGFKG from the coding sequence ATGAATAAATCACCGGGATTTATTAAAGGAAAGAACAACTATGTGGTTTTGATGGCAGGGGGTAGAGGAAGCAGGCTTAGGCCTCTTACCAATGAAATCCCCAAGTCCATGTTGAAGGTAGGAAATAAGCCTATTCTTGAAATAATTATGGATCTATTTAAAGGGTATGGATTTAATAATTTTATTATATCTATAAATTACCTGGCAGATATGGTAGAGGGGTATTTTGGAGACGGAAGTGATTTCGGTGTAAATATACAATACTTCAGAGAGTCCAAAGGGCTTGGAACAGTAGGCTGCATAAGGCATTTGAAGAGGTACCTTATAGATCCTTTTTTTGTTATGAATGGAGATCTTCTTACCAAGCTAGATGTTGAAAGCATGCTAAGGCATCACATAAATAATAAATTTGATCTTACTATTGGAGTTAAGAAATATCAGTATACTCTTCCTTATGGGGTGGTAAATACCGAAGGCGGCAAAATTACTGGTATTGTTGAGAAACCTGTAGAGTCATGGCCGGTAAACGGAGGGGTCTACTGCTTAAAGCCCCAGGTAATTGATTTTATACCGGAAAACGGGCCTTTTGATATAACCTGTCTTATAGACAGTTGCATTAGGATGGGAGCAAACGTTGGGGCATACGAAATAAACGATTACTGGGTTGACATTGGGCAAATTGAGGATTATTACAGGGCTAACCTTGAGTATGACTATGTTTGCGGGAAACACAACGAGTATGAAGGAAGGTTGATTGATATTGGATTTAAGGGGTAA
- the neuC gene encoding UDP-N-acetylglucosamine 2-epimerase: protein MIRLETAVVTTSRADYGLLYPLLNKLCQDSFFNLNLIVTGSHLQPDFGSTLDYIKQDGFSSFHEVQTYLGRDDEKGTTSAVAKGITGFSDLFSKEKLDTVIVLGDRYELWSVAIAAVIHRIPIVHIHGGETTEGSTDEVVRHSVTKSAAIHFPSIPQYARRIIAMGEEPKRVFTVGALGIDNIKNIKLIGIDELSRKLEVDFKKDVALMTFHPVTLDSYEESVLQIKELLDAMNELNFFTVMTMPNADAGSRLIYKCMEDFAKKYPDKFKIIKNMGSEAYLSAMSHAAIMIGNSSSGIIESASFRLPVVNVGDRQAGRMKPDNVIDCPCYKDAIKEAAGKAMSEAFKIGLKNLTNPYGDGDTADKIVKILKEIDFKEKEKLIKKKFFDIN, encoded by the coding sequence ATGATTCGACTGGAAACTGCAGTAGTTACTACTTCACGTGCTGATTATGGCCTTTTATATCCTTTGCTTAATAAATTATGCCAGGACAGTTTTTTTAACTTGAATCTGATTGTTACAGGAAGTCATTTGCAGCCTGATTTTGGGAGTACATTGGATTATATTAAACAGGATGGCTTTTCATCTTTCCATGAGGTCCAAACTTATCTGGGACGTGATGATGAAAAGGGCACAACAAGTGCTGTAGCAAAAGGGATTACCGGGTTTTCGGATTTGTTTTCAAAAGAGAAATTGGATACCGTTATAGTGTTAGGTGACAGGTATGAGCTATGGTCAGTAGCTATTGCGGCAGTCATACACAGGATACCTATTGTCCATATCCATGGGGGTGAAACTACCGAGGGTAGCACTGATGAGGTTGTAAGGCATTCGGTAACCAAATCTGCAGCAATACATTTTCCATCCATACCCCAGTATGCCCGGAGAATTATTGCTATGGGGGAAGAACCCAAAAGGGTATTTACAGTAGGTGCTTTAGGTATTGATAATATAAAAAACATAAAGCTAATAGGTATTGATGAATTATCCCGTAAGCTGGAGGTTGATTTCAAAAAAGATGTGGCACTTATGACATTTCATCCTGTTACGCTGGATAGCTATGAGGAATCAGTGTTGCAGATAAAGGAACTGCTTGATGCCATGAATGAATTGAATTTTTTTACAGTTATGACAATGCCCAATGCAGATGCAGGAAGCAGACTGATATATAAATGCATGGAGGACTTTGCAAAAAAATATCCTGACAAATTTAAAATTATTAAAAATATGGGAAGTGAAGCCTATTTAAGTGCTATGAGTCATGCTGCCATTATGATTGGGAATTCTTCAAGCGGCATAATAGAGAGTGCATCTTTTAGACTTCCTGTAGTAAATGTTGGGGACAGGCAGGCGGGAAGAATGAAGCCTGATAATGTGATTGATTGTCCTTGTTATAAAGATGCAATCAAAGAAGCGGCTGGAAAGGCCATGTCGGAAGCTTTTAAAATAGGCCTCAAAAATCTCACTAACCCTTATGGTGATGGAGATACGGCAGATAAAATAGTTAAAATTTTAAAAGAAATTGATTTTAAAGAAAAGGAAAAGCTTATAAAGAAGAAATTCTTTGATATAAACTAA